A stretch of the Nitratifractor salsuginis DSM 16511 genome encodes the following:
- a CDS encoding M48 family metallopeptidase translates to MSVLFWIIFIYTLYTFAKIYLSVMQIGYINVEKNRKPVLMSQGRYLVAGNYAIAKERLAILESFAEYLLFLWWVMAGFRWLQGVVGIDESVANAVFFLFGFFTINWLVMLPFEIYSRFKIDQSFHFNKMTPKMYLIDTLKSVLLFLVLGGTLFAALAWIVTHVGHWWLWGFALLFTVALLANVIYPTIIAPIFNKFTPLPDGELKSKIKGMMKDAGLKSDGIFVMDASKRDSRLNAYFGGLGKSKRVVLFDTLLDKLSDKELLAVLGHELGHYRHGDIWKNVAMMGGFLFVAFYLFGHLPEELYIEMGVVPTAGVTLATIFLLLPVLSFVYTPLMSMLSRHNEYEADRYGSEVGGKQHLISALLKLVSENKSFPKSDPVYSRFYHTHPPILERLEALGYDPEKVDMDAELPREGIFEFLQNDEETRDDDR, encoded by the coding sequence GTGTCTGTGCTTTTCTGGATCATTTTTATCTATACTCTTTATACCTTCGCCAAGATCTACCTTTCGGTGATGCAGATCGGCTATATCAATGTCGAAAAAAACCGTAAGCCGGTGCTGATGTCCCAGGGGCGCTATCTCGTCGCGGGCAACTACGCCATCGCCAAAGAACGCTTGGCTATCCTGGAGAGTTTCGCGGAGTATCTCCTCTTCCTCTGGTGGGTAATGGCGGGTTTCCGTTGGCTCCAGGGGGTCGTGGGGATCGACGAGAGCGTTGCCAATGCCGTGTTCTTTCTTTTCGGCTTTTTCACGATCAATTGGCTGGTGATGCTCCCGTTTGAAATCTACAGCCGTTTCAAGATCGATCAATCCTTCCACTTCAACAAGATGACGCCCAAAATGTATCTCATCGATACCCTCAAGTCGGTACTTCTCTTTCTGGTGCTGGGTGGAACGCTCTTCGCGGCTCTGGCCTGGATCGTCACCCACGTCGGGCATTGGTGGCTCTGGGGCTTCGCACTCCTCTTCACCGTCGCTCTGCTGGCCAATGTGATCTACCCGACCATTATCGCCCCGATTTTCAACAAATTTACCCCGCTGCCCGATGGGGAGCTCAAAAGTAAGATCAAAGGGATGATGAAGGATGCGGGGCTCAAGAGCGACGGGATCTTCGTGATGGACGCCAGCAAACGCGACAGCCGGCTCAACGCCTACTTCGGAGGGCTGGGCAAATCCAAACGGGTGGTACTCTTCGATACCCTGCTCGACAAACTGAGCGACAAAGAGCTGCTGGCGGTCCTGGGGCACGAACTGGGACATTACCGCCACGGCGATATCTGGAAGAATGTGGCGATGATGGGGGGCTTTCTCTTTGTGGCCTTCTACCTCTTCGGCCATCTTCCCGAAGAGCTCTATATCGAGATGGGGGTAGTCCCCACCGCCGGGGTGACGCTGGCGACGATCTTTTTGCTGCTGCCGGTGCTGAGCTTCGTCTATACCCCGCTGATGAGTATGCTCAGCCGCCACAACGAATACGAGGCGGACCGTTACGGTTCGGAAGTGGGAGGCAAACAGCATCTGATCTCGGCCCTGCTGAAGCTGGTGAGTGAAAACAAATCTTTCCCCAAATCGGACCCTGTCTACTCCCGTTTCTACCATACCCACCCGCCGATCCTGGAGCGGCTGGAGGCGCTGGGCTATGATCCCGAAAAGGTGGATATGGATGCCGAGCTGCCCCGGGAAGGGATCTTCGAATTCCTCCAAAATGACGAAGAGACCCGGGATGACGATCGCTGA